The Treponema medium genome has a window encoding:
- a CDS encoding fructose bisphosphate aldolase, with protein MDKQKIERMHTGKGFIAALDQSGGSTPKALAAYGVGKDAYSNEKEMFDMVHAMRTRIITSKEFDKKHILGAILFEQTMDRDIEGIPTADYLWDKRGVLPFLKVDKGLADLAEGVQMMKPMPDLEALLQRAVQKHIFGTKMRSVIKEANPAGIKKVIDQQFEIGLQIAKHGLVPIIEPEVDIHSSDKAKCEDILKQEIHDHIAKLPKDVLIMLKLSIPTQADLYKEFIDHPQVVRVVALSGGYSREEANALLAKNHGMIASFSRALAEDLRAQQSQEEFDKTLSTAIKSIYDASIT; from the coding sequence ATGGACAAGCAAAAAATAGAACGGATGCACACCGGTAAAGGATTTATCGCAGCCCTTGATCAGAGCGGCGGTAGTACGCCTAAGGCCTTAGCTGCCTACGGTGTCGGGAAAGATGCCTACTCCAATGAAAAAGAGATGTTTGATATGGTGCATGCCATGCGCACGCGGATTATCACCAGCAAAGAATTCGATAAAAAACACATTCTCGGCGCTATTCTTTTTGAACAAACGATGGATCGCGATATCGAAGGCATTCCTACGGCAGATTACCTGTGGGATAAACGCGGCGTTCTTCCGTTCCTAAAGGTCGATAAGGGACTTGCAGACTTAGCTGAAGGTGTTCAGATGATGAAGCCGATGCCCGATTTGGAAGCATTGCTGCAGCGCGCTGTACAGAAGCATATCTTCGGTACAAAAATGCGCTCTGTGATAAAGGAAGCAAATCCGGCCGGTATCAAAAAAGTTATCGACCAGCAGTTCGAAATCGGGCTACAGATTGCAAAGCATGGATTAGTACCGATTATCGAGCCGGAAGTAGACATTCACAGCTCTGATAAAGCAAAGTGCGAAGATATTCTAAAACAAGAAATTCACGACCACATTGCAAAATTGCCGAAGGATGTATTGATTATGCTCAAGCTGAGTATCCCGACGCAGGCAGACCTGTATAAAGAGTTTATCGACCATCCGCAGGTTGTGCGTGTCGTTGCGCTTTCGGGCGGCTACAGCAGAGAAGAAGCCAATGCCCTGCTGGCAAAGAACCACGGGATGATTGCAAGCTTCTCCCGCGCCCTTGCTGAGGATCTGCGCGCACAGCAGTCGCAAGAAGAATTTGATAAAACCCTTTCCACTGCGATTAAGAGTATCTACGACGCTTCGATTACATAA
- a CDS encoding DUF2715 domain-containing protein, protein MKLKNSFCSFTKFATMTYVAKKRAALAFLLFIGISLSAAEITFSPGVGGTVHTVRSFFEVENIGESDAFSQKAVTYIIPVPSTGIDMHFTHETSGFTFSIINNIGRPITLFKQGGFGNEKQYTIGSIVDGQILFGYTYGVKQPFSIHCGIGPGVAAGSFRPWKNKTIGTTFYYAVSPVALHIGLQYLFTQHIGITASIHDMLSFSGIFITHKSSNPSEKDKITGTFGLGNTFTLRLAVSFRL, encoded by the coding sequence ATGAAATTAAAAAATTCATTTTGTTCTTTTACAAAGTTTGCAACGATGACTTATGTCGCAAAAAAGCGTGCAGCGCTTGCATTTTTATTATTTATTGGTATTTCCCTTTCTGCAGCAGAAATTACTTTCTCTCCCGGTGTAGGGGGTACCGTACATACGGTACGGAGTTTTTTTGAAGTAGAAAATATCGGAGAATCGGATGCGTTTTCTCAAAAAGCAGTTACGTACATTATACCGGTTCCGTCAACCGGCATCGATATGCACTTTACGCACGAAACAAGCGGCTTTACTTTTAGCATTATCAATAATATAGGGCGTCCTATTACCCTATTCAAACAGGGCGGTTTCGGTAACGAAAAACAGTACACCATAGGCTCTATTGTTGATGGGCAGATACTGTTCGGCTACACGTACGGAGTTAAACAGCCGTTTAGTATTCACTGCGGAATCGGGCCGGGAGTTGCCGCAGGATCTTTTAGACCATGGAAAAACAAAACAATTGGAACAACTTTTTATTATGCAGTGTCACCGGTTGCATTGCATATAGGACTGCAGTATTTGTTTACACAGCATATCGGTATTACAGCCAGCATACATGATATGCTCAGCTTTTCCGGCATTTTTATTACTCATAAAAGCTCAAATCCTAGTGAAAAAGATAAAATAACCGGAACATTCGGATTGGGAAACACCTTTACACTCCGGCTCGCTGTTTCTTTCAGACTTTAA
- a CDS encoding GNAT family N-acetyltransferase, translating into MDIHFNRLTAKYKKETIDIFNYYIEHTTAAYRSEKVGYDFFNTLVDDDVVSAYAIMNNANEVIGFCMLEKYKNIRTFNELGDCMYFIKPEMTGKGVGRKIVSLLENDAKLHGMKKLVVDISDENEKSIAFHKKHEFIEYGRLKNCWRKFGRNIGIVYMYKDIGTAT; encoded by the coding sequence ATGGATATTCATTTTAACAGGCTGACTGCAAAATATAAAAAAGAAACAATTGATATTTTCAATTATTATATCGAACATACAACAGCAGCATACCGTTCCGAAAAAGTTGGGTATGACTTCTTTAACACCCTCGTTGATGACGACGTTGTCAGCGCATACGCGATAATGAATAATGCAAACGAGGTTATCGGATTTTGTATGCTGGAAAAATATAAAAACATTCGAACATTTAACGAACTCGGCGATTGCATGTATTTCATTAAACCGGAAATGACCGGAAAAGGCGTGGGACGGAAAATCGTATCATTGCTGGAAAATGACGCAAAACTGCACGGAATGAAAAAGCTTGTCGTTGATATATCCGATGAAAATGAAAAAAGTATTGCATTTCATAAGAAGCATGAGTTTATTGAATACGGAAGATTGAAGAACTGTTGGCGGAAATTCGGCAGGAACATCGGAATAGTATATATGTATAAAGACATAGGTACGGCAACATAA